In Chryseobacterium oryzae, the genomic stretch TCCTTTGGCATATAATTCTGCAATCTGAAGTTCTCTGGAAGTAAGTTTCTGAAGAGGATTTGCAGCATTAGGATTTATATAAACTTCCACTAAAGCCGACTGCGTAACAGAAGAAAGGTATTTCCCTTCTTTACAAAATCTGGTAACAGCTTCTTTTGTTTCTTCCTCTTCGCTCATTTTGCTTAAAAAACCATCTGCTCCAGCATTGATGTATCTTAAAGATTGCGAACGCTCATCAAGCCCGGAAAAAACAAGAATTTTTGTTTTTGGACTGTTCTTTTTAATTTCAGGAATTACCGCTAAACTGTTACCATCCGGAAACATGGCATCAATAATTGCGAAATCAATGCTTTCTTTCTCTATAATTTCCATCAGTTTATTAAGATTGGATGCATGAAA encodes the following:
- a CDS encoding response regulator, with the translated sequence MPPEDNCNYRFLLADDHSLIRQGMEFVIEEIGLEGDIFHASNLNKLMEIIEKESIDFAIIDAMFPDGNSLAVIPEIKKNSPKTKILVFSGLDERSQSLRYINAGADGFLSKMSEEEETKEAVTRFCKEGKYLSSVTQSALVEVYINPNAANPLQKLTSRELQIAELYAKGLGNLEIANILEVKQNTISTTKKRIFEKLDIENIVELIDLLKIS